One part of the Melospiza melodia melodia isolate bMelMel2 chromosome 3, bMelMel2.pri, whole genome shotgun sequence genome encodes these proteins:
- the RHOU gene encoding rho-related GTP-binding protein RhoU, with amino-acid sequence MPPQQEGEAGYISKPVPPGGCEVPPVPPRRVRSGRAAAALGAALGGRCRAAGSGAVAGAGAGAGSEPRRSIKCVLVGDGAVGKTSLVVSYTTNGYPTEYIPTAFDNFSAVVSVDGKPVRLQLCDTAGQDEFDKLRPLCYTNTDIFLLCFSVVSPSSFQNVSEKWVPEIRCHCPKAPIILVGTQSDLREDVKVLIELDKCKEKPVSEEAAKLCAEEIKAVSYIECSALTQKNLKEVFDAAIVAGIQYSDTQQQPKKSKCRTPDKMKNLSKSWWKKYCCFV; translated from the exons ATGCCGCCGCAGCAGGAGGGCGAGGCGGGATACATCAGCAAGCCGGTGCCGCCGGGCGGCTGCGAGGTGCCGCCGGTGCCCCCGCGCAGGGTGCgcagcgggcgggcggcggcggcgctgggagcggcgctgggcggccGCTGCCGGGCGGCGGGGTCCGGGGCCGTGGCCGGAGCCGGGGCCGGAGCGGGGTCCGAGCCGCGGCGCAGCATCAAGTGCGTTCTGGTGGGGGACGGCGCGGTGGGGAAGACCAGCCTGGTGGTGAGCTACACCACGAACGGGTACCCCACCGAGTACATCCCCACCGCCTTCGACAACTTCTCCG CTGTTGTGTCTGTCGATGGGAAGCCGGTGAGACTTCAGCTCTGTGACACAGCTGGTCAG GATGAATTTGACAAGCTCCGGCCTCTGTGCTACACCAACACGGACATCTTCCTGCTGTGCTTCAGCGTGGTGAGCCCTTCCTCCTTCCAGAACGTGAGTGAGAAGTGGGTTCCTGAAATCCGCTGCCACTGCCCCAAGGCACCCATTATCCTGGTTGGGACACAGTCAGACCTCCGGGAGGATGTCAAAGTCCTCATCGAGCTGGACAAGTGCAAAGAAAAGCCAGTCTCAGAGGAGGCTGCAAAGCTCTGTGCTGAGGAAATAAAAGCCGTGTCCTACATCGAGTGCTCCGCTTTGACTCAGAAAAACCTCAAGGAGGTCTTTGATGCAGCCATCGTGGCTGGCATTCAGTACTCGGATACCCAGCAGCAACCAAAGAAATCCAAATGTAGGACTCCGGACAAGATGAAAAACCTCTCCAAATCCTGGTGGAAAAAGTACTGCTGTTTTGTATAG